From a single Pseudomonas serboccidentalis genomic region:
- a CDS encoding DUF883 family protein — MASIKAKTAQEILMNDFQTLVADTERLLEHTATLAGDQADELREQIHDSLLRARETLKLTEDTLRDRGQAAVTATEDYVSANPWQSVGIAAGVGFLIGLLATRR, encoded by the coding sequence ATGGCCAGCATCAAGGCAAAGACTGCTCAAGAAATCCTGATGAACGACTTCCAGACTCTGGTCGCCGACACCGAACGGTTGCTCGAGCACACCGCGACGCTGGCGGGCGATCAGGCCGATGAGCTGCGCGAACAGATCCACGACAGCCTGCTGCGCGCCCGCGAAACCCTGAAGCTGACCGAAGACACCCTGCGCGATCGCGGCCAGGCCGCCGTCACCGCCACCGAAGACTATGTGTCGGCCAACCCTTGGCAATCAGTGGGCATCGCCGCCGGGGTGGGCTTTCTGATTGGCCTGCTGGCCACTCGGCGCTGA
- a CDS encoding ammonium transporter, producing the protein MENLQSAVDTLVHSSNTLFILIGAVMVLAMHAGFAFLEVGTVRQKNQVNALSKILSDFAVSTLAYFFIGYWISYGVTFMQPAAVLSADHGYGLVKFFFLLTFAAAIPAIISGGIAERARFVPQLCATALIVAFIYPFFEGMIWNGNYGLQAWLTARFGAAFHDFAGSVVVHAMGGWLALAAVLLLGPRNGRYRDGRLVAFAPSSIPFLALGSWILIVGWFGFNVMSAQTLQGVSGLVAVNSLMAMVGGTVAALIAGRNDPGFLHNGPLAGLVAVCAGSDLMHPVGALVTGAIAGALFVWCFTAAQVKWRIDDVLGVWPLHGLCGVWGGVACGIFGQSALGGLGGVSLISQLIGTALGVVVALIGGFAVYGLIKALHGLRLSQEQEYYGADLSLHKIGAVSQD; encoded by the coding sequence ATGGAAAATCTGCAAAGCGCTGTGGACACGCTGGTTCACAGTTCCAACACGCTGTTCATTCTGATCGGTGCGGTGATGGTGCTGGCGATGCACGCCGGTTTCGCCTTCCTTGAAGTGGGTACGGTTCGCCAGAAGAACCAGGTCAACGCGCTGTCGAAGATTCTCAGCGACTTCGCGGTCTCGACCCTGGCCTATTTCTTTATAGGCTATTGGATCTCCTACGGGGTGACCTTCATGCAACCGGCGGCGGTACTCAGTGCCGATCACGGTTACGGTCTGGTGAAGTTTTTCTTCCTGCTGACCTTCGCTGCAGCGATCCCGGCGATCATTTCCGGCGGCATCGCCGAGCGTGCACGGTTCGTACCGCAGCTGTGCGCGACGGCGCTGATCGTAGCGTTCATCTACCCGTTTTTCGAAGGCATGATCTGGAACGGTAACTATGGTCTGCAAGCCTGGCTGACGGCCCGATTCGGTGCGGCGTTCCATGATTTCGCCGGCTCCGTGGTGGTTCATGCCATGGGCGGCTGGCTGGCGCTGGCGGCGGTGCTGTTGCTCGGTCCGCGCAACGGGCGTTATCGCGACGGGCGCCTGGTGGCATTCGCGCCGTCGAGCATTCCGTTTCTGGCGCTGGGTTCGTGGATTCTCATTGTCGGCTGGTTCGGCTTCAACGTGATGAGCGCGCAAACCTTGCAGGGTGTCAGCGGTCTGGTCGCGGTCAACTCGTTGATGGCGATGGTCGGCGGCACGGTGGCGGCGTTGATCGCCGGGCGCAACGACCCGGGCTTTTTGCACAACGGCCCATTGGCCGGGCTGGTGGCGGTCTGCGCCGGTTCTGACCTGATGCACCCGGTCGGTGCCTTGGTCACCGGCGCGATTGCCGGCGCATTGTTTGTGTGGTGCTTTACCGCCGCGCAAGTCAAATGGCGCATCGACGATGTGCTGGGGGTCTGGCCGTTGCACGGTTTGTGCGGGGTGTGGGGCGGGGTTGCCTGCGGCATCTTCGGCCAGAGCGCGCTCGGTGGCCTCGGTGGTGTCAGCCTGATCAGCCAGTTGATCGGCACCGCGCTCGGCGTGGTGGTCGCGCTGATCGGTGGTTTTGCCGTCTACGGTTTGATCAAGGCGTTGCACGGTCTGCGCCTGAGTCAGGAACAGGAGTATTACGGCGCCGACCTGTCGCTGCACAAGATCGGCGCGGTCAGTCAGGATTAG
- a CDS encoding EAL domain-containing protein, with protein sequence MIDGQPLACFQPFIDTATGRIAGVEALGRLRQADGQLASVGPLFADPRTPAVALRRLDRQIRDNALSRLHEAPAEWFLSLNMSPRWISRLRADQPLPSLKQMLRHGVDPQRIVFEITELGGNSQRLAEVVARYREAGARIAIDDFGAGYSQLDRVLALQPDILKLDMRLFQAAALGGPSSDVVKALAQMAEKTGCWIIAEGVETEAQLNFALECGSRYVQGFLFAKAQEAFYPSDAFVQRFAELRQRYVRQKLAERGRLMQMRQQLGELMSILQAWAQTHAPLSALPQLDAFPWLLRFYQCDRHGTQLTPNLEWRPGGWMADNRYLGHNWSWRPYFYHLLAEGWEERRLTLSNTYRDATSNQYCLTAGQFFDNGERLLLIDIDAAGL encoded by the coding sequence GTGATCGACGGGCAACCGCTCGCCTGCTTTCAGCCTTTCATCGATACCGCCACCGGACGCATTGCAGGCGTCGAGGCACTGGGTCGCCTGCGCCAGGCTGACGGCCAACTGGCCTCGGTCGGACCACTGTTCGCCGACCCGCGCACACCCGCCGTTGCCCTGCGTCGCCTCGACCGCCAGATTCGCGACAATGCCCTGAGCCGACTGCATGAAGCCCCCGCCGAGTGGTTTCTCAGCCTGAACATGTCGCCGCGCTGGATTAGTCGCCTGCGCGCGGATCAGCCGTTGCCCAGCCTCAAGCAGATGCTGCGCCACGGCGTCGATCCGCAGCGCATCGTCTTCGAGATCACCGAACTGGGTGGCAACAGTCAGCGCCTGGCTGAAGTGGTCGCCCGCTATCGCGAGGCCGGTGCGCGCATCGCCATTGACGATTTCGGCGCCGGCTATTCGCAGCTCGACCGGGTGCTGGCCTTGCAGCCGGACATTCTCAAACTCGACATGCGCCTGTTTCAGGCCGCAGCGTTGGGCGGGCCGAGCAGTGACGTGGTCAAGGCGCTGGCGCAAATGGCCGAGAAGACCGGCTGCTGGATCATTGCCGAAGGCGTGGAAACCGAGGCACAACTTAATTTCGCTCTGGAATGCGGCTCGCGATACGTCCAGGGATTTCTCTTCGCCAAGGCGCAGGAAGCCTTCTATCCGTCTGACGCCTTCGTGCAACGCTTCGCCGAACTGCGCCAGCGCTACGTGCGGCAGAAACTGGCCGAACGCGGACGTCTGATGCAGATGCGTCAACAGCTCGGCGAACTGATGTCGATCCTCCAGGCCTGGGCTCAGACCCATGCACCGCTCAGTGCGCTGCCACAGCTGGACGCCTTTCCGTGGTTGCTGCGGTTCTACCAGTGCGATCGCCACGGCACGCAACTGACGCCGAACCTTGAGTGGCGCCCCGGTGGCTGGATGGCCGACAACCGCTATCTGGGGCACAACTGGTCATGGCGCCCGTACTTCTATCACTTGTTGGCCGAAGGCTGGGAGGAACGCCGTCTGACCCTGTCCAACACCTACCGCGACGCCACCAGCAATCAGTATTGCCTGACCGCCGGCCAGTTCTTCGATAACGGCGAACGCCTGTTGCTGATCGATATTGATGCCGCGGGCCTGTAG
- a CDS encoding deoxyguanosinetriphosphate triphosphohydrolase: MDWQTLLNRERLGKPLHSPQELGRSPFHKDHDRIIFSGAFRRLGRKTQVHPVSSNDHIHTRLTHSLEVSCVGRSLGMRVGETLRSALPDWCEPSDLGMVVQSACLAHDIGNPPFGHSGEDAIRHWFQQAAGRGWLDGMSEAERGDFLNFEGNAQGFRVLTQLEYHQFDGGTRLTYATLGTYLKYPWTARHADSLGYKKHKFGCYQSELPLLEQIAHKLGLPQLEDQRWARHPLVYLMEAADDICYALIDLEDGLEMELLEYAEVESLLLGLVGDDLPETYRQLGPQDSRRRKLAILRGKAIEHLTNAAARAFVEQQDALLAGTLHGDLVEHMHGPAKRCVLNAKDIARKKIFQDKRKTLHEIGAYTTLEILLNAFCGAALEQHGGRSPSFKSRRILDLLGNNAPDPHGPLHTSFLRMIDFIAGMTDSYASDMALEMTGRSSH, encoded by the coding sequence TTGGATTGGCAGACCCTGCTCAACCGCGAACGCCTTGGAAAACCGCTGCACAGCCCGCAAGAGCTGGGCCGCAGCCCGTTCCACAAAGACCATGACCGCATCATCTTCTCCGGCGCCTTCCGGCGTCTGGGACGCAAGACCCAGGTGCATCCGGTATCGAGTAACGACCACATCCACACCCGTCTGACCCACTCGCTGGAAGTCAGCTGCGTGGGCCGTTCGCTGGGCATGCGCGTCGGTGAAACCTTGCGCAGTGCCCTGCCCGACTGGTGCGAACCCAGCGACCTGGGCATGGTGGTGCAGTCGGCCTGTCTGGCCCATGACATCGGCAACCCGCCCTTCGGCCACTCCGGTGAAGACGCGATCCGTCACTGGTTCCAGCAAGCGGCCGGGCGCGGCTGGCTCGACGGCATGAGCGAAGCCGAGCGCGGTGATTTCCTCAATTTCGAAGGTAACGCGCAAGGTTTCCGGGTGCTGACTCAGCTTGAGTACCATCAGTTCGACGGCGGCACCCGCCTCACCTACGCCACCCTCGGCACCTATCTGAAGTATCCGTGGACCGCGCGTCACGCCGACTCGCTGGGCTACAAGAAACACAAGTTCGGCTGCTATCAGAGTGAACTGCCGCTGCTCGAGCAGATCGCCCACAAGCTCGGCCTGCCGCAGCTGGAAGACCAGCGCTGGGCGCGTCACCCATTGGTGTACCTGATGGAGGCTGCCGACGACATCTGCTATGCGCTGATCGACCTCGAAGACGGCCTGGAAATGGAGCTGCTGGAGTACGCAGAAGTCGAATCGCTGCTGCTCGGCCTGGTGGGTGACGATCTGCCGGAGACTTATCGCCAGCTCGGCCCGCAGGATTCGCGTCGGCGCAAACTGGCGATCCTGCGTGGCAAGGCCATCGAGCACCTGACGAATGCCGCCGCCCGGGCATTCGTCGAGCAACAGGACGCGCTGCTGGCCGGCACCCTGCACGGCGACCTCGTCGAACACATGCACGGCCCGGCCAAACGTTGCGTGCTGAACGCCAAGGACATCGCCCGCAAGAAGATCTTCCAGGACAAGCGCAAGACGCTGCATGAAATCGGCGCCTACACCACCCTGGAAATCCTCCTCAATGCGTTCTGCGGCGCAGCGCTGGAGCAACATGGCGGCCGTAGCCCGTCGTTCAAGAGCCGGCGTATTCTCGACCTCTTGGGCAACAACGCCCCTGACCCCCATGGACCGCTGCACACTTCGTTTCTGCGCATGATCGACTTCATCGCCGGGATGACCGACAGCTACGCCAGTGACATGGCGCTGGAAATGACCGGGCGCTCCAGCCACTGA
- a CDS encoding response regulator transcription factor has protein sequence MNSVFIVDDHPVIRLAVRMLLEHEGYKVVGETDNGVDAMQMVRECMPDLIILDISIPKLDGLEVLARFNAMGMPLKTLVLTAQCPTLFGIRCMQSGASGYVCKEEDLSELVSAIKAVLSGYNYFPSQALNPVRSDDVRYAELELFKSVNDRELMVLQLFAQGRTNKEIAKGMFLSNKTVSTYKKRLMQKLKARSLVELIEMAKRNALV, from the coding sequence ATGAACTCCGTTTTTATTGTCGATGATCACCCCGTCATCCGGCTTGCCGTTCGAATGCTGCTCGAGCATGAAGGTTACAAGGTCGTCGGCGAAACCGATAACGGGGTCGACGCCATGCAAATGGTCCGCGAATGCATGCCCGACCTGATCATCCTCGATATCAGCATCCCCAAACTCGACGGCCTGGAAGTCCTCGCCCGCTTCAACGCCATGGGCATGCCGCTCAAGACGCTGGTACTGACCGCGCAATGCCCGACGCTGTTCGGTATCCGCTGCATGCAGTCCGGCGCATCCGGTTACGTGTGCAAGGAAGAGGACTTGAGCGAACTGGTCAGCGCCATCAAGGCCGTACTTTCCGGTTACAACTATTTCCCCAGCCAGGCGTTGAATCCGGTACGCAGCGACGATGTGCGTTATGCCGAACTGGAACTGTTCAAGTCCGTCAATGACCGGGAACTTATGGTCTTGCAGTTATTTGCCCAAGGTCGCACCAACAAGGAAATTGCCAAGGGCATGTTTCTCAGCAACAAGACCGTCAGTACCTACAAGAAGCGCCTGATGCAAAAACTCAAGGCCAGATCCCTGGTTGAACTTATCGAGATGGCCAAACGCAACGCGCTAGTGTGA
- a CDS encoding transporter substrate-binding domain-containing protein yields the protein MPSRLKIYLAGLCASLCLTTQVNAEGVTAQDYVLRSRSGHETLVVALEPSQRQWLQTRSELVLGTSAPDYPPFDMTASGRDYEGFTADYAGLLSRATELPIRVKRFASRDAALRALVAGQVDMLGTANGFEASRADVLLSTPYAIDQPVLVTREDETRTLTEGLAGLRLSMVYHYLPQDEVKALYPKAILTSYPSYQNAINAVAFDQADVFLGDTISTHYMINKGYLNNIRMANFGKQEAHGFSFAVRADNPQLLAIINTALQAVSASERDSIAKRWSAGSDILLTDQKLQLTHHEEQWLKQHPVLRVVVNEAFAPLTFFDSDGNLRGITADLLELLRLRTGMRFELVRSRSDGDMIEQIDQHRADLIAALLPTPQREKSLLFSRPYLENSFVLLTRKSADSPTHPTQLSGKSLAISQGNPMADYLRREFPDIHLIETSDTFGAATLLAEGKADGAVASLVIANYLIASRIFEHPLQITTTLGTRQAAFSLATARDNSELGSILDKALLSITPEELGVINSRWRGFSNAAQGNWHHYQRLFYQLIGAACLLLVLSLLWNAYMRHQIKQRQAAERALNDQFEFMRSLVNGTPHPIYVRDRRGLLQSCNDSYLEAFNAKREDVIGKSVMQGTLSNAFEAQAYQADYQRVVDEGTPLVLDRPLHIGGRRLTIYHWILPYRDSSGDVQGIIGGWIDISERRQLFDELRSAKEQADNANRAKSTFLATMSHEIRTPMNAIIGMLELTLKRMAEQHPDRSSIETAYCSAKDLLGLIGDILDIARIESGRLSLSPERVNLVETVASVVRIFDGLARQKNLALPLSVNPPGLQVDVELDPLRFKQILSNLISNAIKFTEYGQVRITLDVLSNGPGTCSLIQLTIQDTGVGISIEDQQRLFEPFAQADGGRQQARSGAGLGLVISRNLCEMMGGQLQLSSQPGIGTQVCLSLPLQTLPCTVATTKTEPPIRVTFTPLNILVVDDHPANRLLMCQQLEFLGHRFSLAEEGRSGFEQWQAGEFDLVIADCNMPLMNGYELTAAIRQQEQRTGRAPCTVLGFTANAQPEEVQRCKQAGMNDCLFKPLSLSALSHWVNGLQPVAPEPAFNLQGLNQLTGGNPLQARRLLTELLKSSRLDRQELLALAPHNDREALAVVAHKIKGAARIAQASRLIARCDALEQACAPTTPGLTLVHRIQATDAAMVELEQALQQQLEPLEKSRMTEP from the coding sequence ATGCCCAGTCGTTTAAAGATCTATCTCGCTGGATTGTGCGCGAGCCTGTGCCTGACGACTCAGGTAAATGCCGAGGGCGTTACCGCACAAGATTACGTGCTGCGCAGCCGTTCGGGTCACGAAACGCTGGTCGTGGCCCTTGAACCGTCGCAACGTCAATGGTTGCAGACTCGCAGCGAACTGGTACTGGGCACTTCCGCACCGGATTATCCGCCGTTCGACATGACCGCCAGCGGTCGCGATTACGAAGGCTTCACCGCCGACTACGCCGGCCTGCTCAGCCGGGCCACCGAGCTGCCGATCCGGGTCAAACGCTTTGCCTCACGGGACGCCGCCTTGCGAGCGCTGGTAGCCGGTCAGGTCGACATGCTCGGGACGGCCAACGGTTTCGAGGCGAGTCGTGCCGACGTCCTGCTTTCTACCCCCTACGCCATCGATCAGCCGGTACTGGTCACCCGTGAAGATGAGACCCGCACGCTCACCGAAGGCCTGGCCGGACTGCGCCTGAGCATGGTGTATCACTATCTGCCGCAGGATGAAGTCAAGGCGCTGTATCCCAAGGCCATCCTGACGTCCTATCCCTCCTATCAGAACGCAATCAACGCGGTGGCTTTCGATCAGGCCGATGTGTTTCTGGGCGACACCATCTCCACCCACTACATGATCAACAAGGGTTATCTGAACAACATTCGCATGGCCAATTTCGGCAAGCAGGAAGCCCATGGTTTCAGCTTTGCCGTGCGTGCAGACAACCCGCAACTCCTCGCCATCATCAACACCGCGCTCCAGGCCGTCTCAGCCAGTGAACGGGACAGCATCGCCAAGCGCTGGAGCGCCGGCAGCGACATCCTGCTGACCGACCAGAAGCTGCAATTGACCCACCATGAAGAGCAGTGGCTCAAGCAGCATCCAGTGCTGCGTGTCGTGGTCAATGAGGCGTTCGCACCGCTGACATTCTTCGACAGCGACGGCAATCTGCGGGGCATCACCGCAGACCTGCTCGAACTGCTGCGCCTGCGCACCGGCATGCGCTTCGAACTGGTACGCAGCCGCAGCGACGGCGACATGATCGAGCAGATCGACCAGCACCGGGCCGACCTGATAGCGGCGTTGCTCCCCACTCCTCAGCGGGAAAAGTCCCTGCTGTTCAGTCGCCCCTATCTGGAAAACTCGTTTGTCCTGCTGACACGCAAATCCGCTGACAGCCCGACTCATCCAACCCAGCTCTCGGGCAAGTCCCTGGCGATCTCCCAAGGCAATCCCATGGCCGATTACCTGCGCCGCGAGTTCCCCGACATCCACCTGATTGAAACCTCCGATACCTTCGGCGCCGCGACGTTGCTCGCCGAAGGCAAAGCCGATGGCGCGGTCGCCTCGCTGGTGATCGCCAACTATCTGATTGCGTCGCGAATCTTCGAACACCCGTTGCAGATCACCACGACCCTGGGCACCCGCCAGGCGGCCTTTTCACTGGCCACCGCCCGCGACAACAGCGAACTGGGGTCGATCCTCGACAAGGCGCTGCTGAGCATCACGCCCGAGGAACTGGGCGTCATCAACAGCCGCTGGCGTGGTTTTTCCAACGCCGCGCAAGGCAACTGGCATCACTACCAGCGCCTGTTCTACCAACTGATCGGCGCGGCGTGTTTGCTGCTGGTGTTGTCACTGCTGTGGAATGCCTACATGCGTCACCAGATCAAGCAGCGTCAGGCGGCCGAGCGCGCCCTGAACGATCAGTTCGAATTCATGCGCTCACTGGTCAACGGCACTCCGCATCCGATCTACGTGCGCGACCGTCGAGGCCTGCTGCAAAGCTGCAACGACAGCTACCTCGAAGCCTTCAACGCCAAACGTGAAGACGTGATCGGCAAAAGCGTCATGCAAGGCACCCTGAGCAATGCCTTCGAAGCGCAGGCGTATCAGGCGGATTACCAGCGGGTCGTGGACGAAGGCACGCCATTGGTGCTGGATCGTCCGCTGCACATTGGCGGTCGACGCCTGACGATCTACCACTGGATCCTGCCGTACCGCGACTCCAGCGGCGACGTGCAAGGGATCATCGGCGGCTGGATCGACATCAGCGAACGTCGACAACTGTTCGATGAATTGCGCAGCGCCAAGGAACAGGCGGACAACGCCAACCGCGCCAAAAGTACCTTTCTGGCGACCATGAGCCACGAAATCCGTACGCCGATGAATGCCATCATCGGCATGCTCGAATTGACCCTCAAACGCATGGCCGAACAGCATCCGGATCGTTCATCCATCGAAACCGCCTACTGCTCGGCCAAGGATCTGCTGGGCCTGATCGGCGACATCCTCGATATCGCGCGGATCGAGTCCGGGCGCCTGAGCCTGAGTCCGGAGCGGGTCAATCTGGTCGAAACGGTGGCGTCAGTGGTCAGGATTTTCGACGGCCTGGCCCGTCAGAAAAACCTTGCTCTGCCGCTGAGCGTCAATCCCCCCGGGCTTCAAGTCGATGTCGAACTCGATCCGTTACGCTTCAAGCAAATCCTGTCCAACCTGATCAGTAACGCCATCAAATTCACCGAGTACGGACAGGTGCGGATCACGCTGGACGTGCTGTCCAATGGCCCGGGAACGTGTTCGCTCATCCAGTTGACGATCCAGGACACCGGGGTCGGGATCAGTATCGAAGATCAACAGCGCCTGTTCGAACCTTTCGCTCAGGCCGACGGTGGCAGACAGCAGGCCCGCAGTGGCGCGGGCCTGGGGCTGGTGATCAGCCGCAATCTCTGCGAAATGATGGGCGGCCAGTTGCAATTGAGCAGCCAGCCCGGGATCGGCACCCAGGTCTGTCTGTCGCTGCCGCTGCAAACGCTGCCGTGCACAGTGGCCACGACGAAAACCGAACCACCGATCCGCGTGACCTTTACGCCGCTGAACATCCTGGTGGTCGACGATCACCCCGCCAATCGCCTGTTGATGTGTCAGCAACTGGAGTTTCTCGGGCACCGCTTCAGCCTGGCGGAAGAAGGGCGAAGCGGGTTTGAACAGTGGCAGGCAGGTGAATTCGATCTGGTGATTGCCGACTGCAACATGCCGCTGATGAACGGCTATGAACTGACCGCTGCCATCCGCCAGCAGGAACAACGCACAGGTCGCGCACCGTGTACGGTGCTGGGCTTCACCGCCAACGCGCAGCCTGAGGAAGTGCAGCGCTGCAAACAGGCCGGCATGAATGACTGTCTGTTCAAGCCCTTGAGCCTCAGCGCGCTGAGCCACTGGGTCAACGGCTTGCAGCCCGTCGCGCCCGAGCCTGCATTCAATCTCCAGGGACTGAATCAGTTGACGGGCGGCAATCCGCTGCAGGCCCGGCGCCTGCTCACAGAGTTGCTCAAGAGCAGCCGCCTCGATCGCCAGGAGTTGTTGGCCCTGGCCCCGCACAATGATCGTGAGGCATTGGCGGTGGTGGCGCACAAGATCAAAGGAGCCGCCCGAATCGCTCAGGCTTCGCGCCTGATCGCCCGTTGCGATGCGCTCGAACAAGCCTGCGCGCCGACAACGCCCGGGCTCACTCTCGTGCATCGCATACAGGCCACCGATGCGGCCATGGTCGAACTGGAGCAGGCGTTGCAGCAACAACTCGAACCGCTTGAAAAAAGCAGAATGACCGAGCCTTAA
- a CDS encoding phage holin family protein encodes MSIGESGLGSGTSSTRRLGAAVLGLLHSHVELFGIELQEQKARTVSLLLFAGLALVFALLLLVGLSTLVLIVFWDTYRLPAIIGLCVFYTLAAAFCGLRLKAAVFDESSPFHGTLEELANDRERLLP; translated from the coding sequence ATGTCGATCGGCGAATCCGGCCTGGGGTCGGGCACCTCCTCCACGCGGCGTCTGGGCGCCGCTGTACTTGGTTTGCTGCACAGCCATGTCGAACTGTTCGGCATCGAGCTGCAGGAGCAGAAGGCACGTACCGTCAGCCTGTTGCTGTTTGCAGGTCTGGCACTGGTGTTTGCGCTGCTGTTGCTGGTCGGTCTGTCGACGCTGGTGCTGATTGTGTTCTGGGACACTTACCGCCTGCCCGCCATCATCGGCCTGTGCGTGTTCTACACCCTGGCGGCCGCTTTCTGTGGCTTGCGCCTGAAGGCTGCAGTCTTCGATGAGTCCTCACCCTTCCACGGCACCCTGGAAGAATTGGCCAACGATCGGGAGCGCCTGTTGCCATGA